GTGCAAGCCAAATTCAGCATATTTTATCTGATTGCTCTATTGAATGCGTAATCACCTCAAAGAAATATCTAAATAAAATTGGATCAGTCATGGAAGAAAGTAAAGTTAAAAATTTATTATTAGAAGATAGCTTTAATGAAATCATCAGCAACAATTATGGTAAAAGGCCAGATTGCCTTAATATAAGTGATGATATCAGCAACATTATTTACACTTCTGGCTCGACTGGACTACCAAAGGGCATAGTGATAAGCCATCGCAATTTGATTGATGGCGCAAGTATTGTCAGCAAATATCTCCATATAACAGAGGATGAAAGAATACTCGGTTTATTGCCATTTAACTTTGATTATGGCTTAAATCAACTCACTACAACCCTTACAAAGGGATGTACCATAGTCCTATTTCAGTTCTTCATGCCTAATACATTCTTGAAAATTTTGCTCGAGGAAAACATAACCGGTCTCGCTGCCATTCCTCCTATTTGGGCGTCAGTATTTAATCCCAAGCTATGTAAGATCGATGATAGCCAGCATTTTTCAGAATTAAGATATATAACCAATTCGGGGGGCAAACTTCCTGTTGCTACGGTGCGAAAAATAAGAAACGCATTTCAAGACACCAAACTCTTTTTGATGTACGGCCTTACAGAAGCGTTTCGATCAACCTATCTTGACCCAGAAGAAGTAGATAAAAAACCGGACTCCATAGGAAAAGCAATACCTAATGTTCAAGTAGAAATCATAAACGAAACCGGCAAACCATGTAGACCAGAAGAAGTCGGAGAGTTGATACATCGCGGTGCTTGCATTGCAAAAGGATATTGGAATAATCCTGAACTCACGGCTAATGTTTACAGACCAAATCCGCTCTTTCCCAATGGCAATCAATTC
Above is a window of Candidatus Nitrospira neomarina DNA encoding:
- a CDS encoding acyl-CoA ligase (AMP-forming), exosortase A system-associated — encoded protein: MFQHSLEFSAEKYPKKQAIKHNDDFITYEELCPKAAALGYELKQIGIPKGERIGILLDKSINQVISLLGILYADMIFVIINPMLRASQIQHILSDCSIECVITSKKYLNKIGSVMEESKVKNLLLEDSFNEIISNNYGKRPDCLNISDDISNIIYTSGSTGLPKGIVISHRNLIDGASIVSKYLHITEDERILGLLPFNFDYGLNQLTTTLTKGCTIVLFQFFMPNTFLKILLEENITGLAAIPPIWASVFNPKLCKIDDSQHFSELRYITNSGGKLPVATVRKIRNAFQDTKLFLMYGLTEAFRSTYLDPEEVDKKPDSIGKAIPNVQVEIINETGKPCRPEEVGELIHRGACIAKGYWNNPELTANVYRPNPLFPNGNQFLETVVYSGDLAKKDSEGFIYFLGRKDAMIKTEGYRVSPTEVEELLMNFGGINEAVVFGVEIEHIGTKIIAIITANGEIEIDDVIAYCRREAPSYLVPHEIILRDNLPKTDTGKIDRKFAINEAIEKHVN